One window of the Populus nigra chromosome 4, ddPopNigr1.1, whole genome shotgun sequence genome contains the following:
- the LOC133692944 gene encoding COP9 signalosome complex subunit 7-like isoform X2, with protein MDIEQKQAELIDHFVNQASTLKASALWPLIIEATSHPSLFAFSEILSVPTVSELQGTENSLYLDVLRLFAHGTWTDYKNNAGHLPQLVPDQVLKLKQLTVLTLAEMNKVLPYDQLMQELDVTNVRELEDFLINECMYAGIVRGKLDQLRRCFEVQFAAGRDLRPGQLGNMLQTLSNWLATSDNLLVSIQEKIKWADSMSELDKKHRKDVDDRVEEVKKSLSLKKLQTVSRQTLTSEGTRRSTLNLVE; from the exons atggACATCGAACAAAAACAAGCAGAACTCATCGATCACTTCGTAAATCAAGCATCCACTTTAAAAGCCTCCGCTCTTTGGCCTCTTATTATCGAAGCCACTTCTCATCCTTCTCTCTTTGCCTTCTCTGAGATTCTTTCCGTCCCCACCGTCTCCGAG CTCCAAGGAACTGAGAATTCTTTGTACCTCGATGTTCTTCGGTTGTTTGCTCACGGAACCTGGACTGACTACAAAA ATAATGCTGGTCATCTTCCACAATTGGTTCCTGATCAAGTCCTCAAGCTAAAGCAACTTACTGTGCTTACCCTGGCTGAAATGAACAAG GTGCTACCCTATGATCAGCTAATGCAGGAGCTAGATGTTACAAACGTTCGTGAACTTGAAGATTTTCTTATCAATGAGTGCATGTATGCG GGAATAGTACGAGGAAAGCTAGATCAGCTGCGAAGGTGCTTTGAG GTCCAATTTGCTGCCGGTAGGGATCTGAGGCCTGGACAACTTGGGAATATGTTACAAACACTATCAAACTG GTTGGCTACATCAGATAATTTACTTGTCTCAATTCAAGAGAAGATAAAATGGGCTGATTCTATGAGTGAATTGGATAAGAAGCACCGAAAGGATGTAGATGATAGGGTGGAAGAAGTAAAGAAGTCACTCTCCCTCAAG AAGTTACAAACTGTAAGCAGGCAGACATTGACTTCCGAGGGCACGAGGAGATCTACTCTGAACCTGGTGGAGTGA
- the LOC133692897 gene encoding nitrate regulatory gene2 protein-like yields MGCTASKLDNEDTVRRCKERRRLMKEAVYARHHLAAAHADYCHSLRVTGSALCAFAAGESLSVSEQTPAVFLHPATTSTPPPPTNLIPPRVPPSPSPSLHSPPPPPPPFSPSPIIASAKLPHILSSSSIKSKSNRHRRSKPPKLPHILSETSPSVSPKSNFEYPTAFQNRSTYSTTPSQASSVWNWENFYPPSPPDSEFFARKANQNHYNQHQHHLDTDDGSSSDEDEGVATETETERLSEYDFFKKKQYPQQQQIYSETEQEEVQCSEWGDHDNYSKTTTSSDEEDNDSEFKSEMETRSNFGSKQQPQPQSQQSDNGFGKSDNKSEAGSSTTSYRTGETSTMKMVRHKDLKEIVDAIKENFDKAATAGDQVSEMLELDRNFRQLKKTVYHSSSVLSNLSSSWTSKPPLAVKYSLDTGSLNQTGGPTSLCSTMERLLAWEKKLYEEVKAREGAKIEHEKKLSTLQSQEYKGDEAKLDKTHAAIARLQSLIIVTSQAVSTTSTAIIGLRDSDLVPQLVELCRGFMCMWRSMHQYHEVQHRIVQQVRGLRNQSAKGDSTSELHKQATRDLESAVSAWHLSFCHQIKFQRDFIQSIHGWFKLTLIPVSSDNMNANMEPSDVYAFFDEWKLAIDRVPDTVASEAIKSFINVVHVISMKQAEELKIKKRTDTASKELEKKASSLRSIERKFYNSYSMVGIGLPDTGGSDNGQVLDARDPLAEKKSELVSCQRRVEDEMLRHVKAVEVTRAMTLNNLQTGLPGVFQALTSFSSLFVEALELVCSRSPTIK; encoded by the exons ATGGGTTGCACGGCCTCCAAGCTAGACAACGAGGACACGGTACGGCGGTGCAAGGAGAGGCGCCGCCTAATGAAAGAGGCAGTCTACGCCCGCCACCACTTAGCCGCTGCACACGCAGATTACTGTCATTCACTCCGAGTCACAGGCTCAGCTCTCTGCGCTTTCGCCGCCGGTGAATCCCTCTCTGTCTCCGAACAAACCCCCGCTGTCTTCCTCCACCCTGCCACAACATCCACCCCACCTCCTCCCACCAATCTCATCCCTCCACGTGTCCCTCCTTCCCCTTCACCTTCCCTCCACTCGCCGCCGCCACCTCCTCCTCCATTTTCTCCTTCTCCTATTATAGCTAGCGCTAAACTTCCTcatattctttcttcttcaagtaTTAAGTCTAAGTCTAATCGCCACCGCCGCAGCAAGCCTCCGAAGCTTCCTCATATTCTTTCAGAAACAAGCCCTTCAGTTTCTCCGAAATCGAATTTTGAATATCCAACTGCTTTTCAAAATCGTTCAACTTATTCTACCACGCCTTCTCAAGCTTCTTCTGTATGGAATTGGGAAAATTTCTACCCTCCTTCTCCTCCAGACTCAGAATTCTTCGCTCGAAAAGCCAACCAAAACCACTACAACCAGCACCAACACCATTTAGATACTGATGATGGGTCGTCATCAGATGAAGATGAGGGTGTCGCAACAGAAACCGAAACGGAGAGATTGTCGGAGTATGATTTCTTTAAGAAAAAGCAATATCCGCAGCAACAACAAATTTATAGCGAGACGGAGCAAGAGGAAGTTCAATGCAGTGAATGGGGAGATCACGATAATTATAGCAAGACAACAACATCATCAGATGAAGAAGATAATGATTCAGAGTTCAAATCCGAGATGGAAACCCGGTCTAATTTCGGATCGAAGCAGCAACCGCAACCGCAATCACAACAATCTGATAATGGATTTGGTAAGTCAGATAATAAGTCTGAGGCGGGATCGTCGACGACCAGTTATAGGACTGGAGAGACATCTACTATGAAAATGGTGAGACATAAGGATTTGAAAGAGATTGTTGATGCCATTAAGGAGAATTTTGACAAGGCGGCCACAGCTGGAGATCAGGTTTCGGAGATGCTTGAGCTCGATAGAAATTTCCGGCAACTGAAGA AAACCGTGTATCATTCTAGTAGTGTTTTGAGTAACTTGAGCTCCAGTTGGACTTCGAAACCGCCTTTGGCCGTTAAGTATAGCCTCGATACCGGTTCACTGAATCAAACTGGTGGTCCAACGAGTCTTTGTTCTACAATGGAACGGTTGTTGGCTTGGGAGAAGAAACTCTATGAGGAAGTTAAG GCTAGAGAAGGTGCTAAGATTGAGCACGAGAAGAAGCTGTCAACACTACAAAGTCAGGAATACAAGGGGGATGAAGCAAAGCTAGACAAGACCCACGCTGCAATAGCAAGACTGCAATCTCTGATTATTGTCACATCTCAGGCTGTTTCTACCACCTCAACTGCAATCATTGGTCTTAGAGACAGTGATCTTGTTCCTCAGCTGGTTGAACTCTGTCGTGG GTTCATGTGCATGTGGAGGTCAATGCACCAGTACCATGAAGTTCAGCATCGCATTGTGCAGCAAGTTCGTGGTCTTAGGAACCAATCAGCCAAGGGTGACTCAACTTCTGAATTGCACAAGCAGGCTACTCGTGACCTTGAGTCAGCTGTTTCTGCTTGGCATTTAAGTTTCTGCCACCAAATAAAGTTCCAACGGGACTTTATTCAATCCATCCATGGCTGGTTCAAGCTCACCCTTATTCCTGTAAGCAGTGACAACATGAACGCCAACATGGAACCCTCTGATGTATATGCCTTCTTTGATGAGTGGAAGCTTGCCATTGACCGTGTCCCTGACACGGTTGCTTCCGAAGCCATCAAGAGCTTTATCAATGTTGTTCATGTGATATCTATGAAACAAGCAGAAGAGCTCAAGATTAAAAAGCGAACTGATACTGCATCGAAGGAGCTGGAAAAGAAGGCTTCTTCTCTTCGTAGCATAGAAAGGAAGTTCTACAACTCATACTCCATGGTTGGTATTGGACTCCCTGATACTGGTGGATCTGATAATGGACAGGTATTGGATGCTCGTGATCCACTGGCTGAAAAGAAATCAGAGCTTGTATCTTGTCAAAGGCGCGTGGAAGATGAGATGCTGAGGCATGTGAAGGCAGTGGAGGTGACACGAGCAATGACACTGAATAATCTTCAGACAGGCCTTCCTGGAGTTTTTCAGGCATTGACcagtttttcttccttgtttgTGGAGGCACTTGAATTGGTATGCAGCCGTTCCCCCACTATCAAATAG
- the LOC133692944 gene encoding COP9 signalosome complex subunit 7-like isoform X1, translated as MDIEQKQAELIDHFVNQASTLKASALWPLIIEATSHPSLFAFSEILSVPTVSELQGTENSLYLDVLRLFAHGTWTDYKNNAGHLPQLVPDQVLKLKQLTVLTLAEMNKVLPYDQLMQELDVTNVRELEDFLINECMYAGIVRGKLDQLRRCFEVQFAAGRDLRPGQLGNMLQTLSNWLATSDNLLVSIQEKIKWADSMSELDKKHRKDVDDRVEEVKKSLSLKADIDFRGHEEIYSEPGGVMDYEEDRSRPKRRRHPMS; from the exons atggACATCGAACAAAAACAAGCAGAACTCATCGATCACTTCGTAAATCAAGCATCCACTTTAAAAGCCTCCGCTCTTTGGCCTCTTATTATCGAAGCCACTTCTCATCCTTCTCTCTTTGCCTTCTCTGAGATTCTTTCCGTCCCCACCGTCTCCGAG CTCCAAGGAACTGAGAATTCTTTGTACCTCGATGTTCTTCGGTTGTTTGCTCACGGAACCTGGACTGACTACAAAA ATAATGCTGGTCATCTTCCACAATTGGTTCCTGATCAAGTCCTCAAGCTAAAGCAACTTACTGTGCTTACCCTGGCTGAAATGAACAAG GTGCTACCCTATGATCAGCTAATGCAGGAGCTAGATGTTACAAACGTTCGTGAACTTGAAGATTTTCTTATCAATGAGTGCATGTATGCG GGAATAGTACGAGGAAAGCTAGATCAGCTGCGAAGGTGCTTTGAG GTCCAATTTGCTGCCGGTAGGGATCTGAGGCCTGGACAACTTGGGAATATGTTACAAACACTATCAAACTG GTTGGCTACATCAGATAATTTACTTGTCTCAATTCAAGAGAAGATAAAATGGGCTGATTCTATGAGTGAATTGGATAAGAAGCACCGAAAGGATGTAGATGATAGGGTGGAAGAAGTAAAGAAGTCACTCTCCCTCAAG GCAGACATTGACTTCCGAGGGCACGAGGAGATCTACTCTGAACCTGGTGGAGTGATGGACTATGAGGAAGACCGAAGCCGACCCAAGAG GAGACGACATCCAATGTCTTGA
- the LOC133692853 gene encoding uncharacterized protein LOC133692853: MDCWTGVLKVPLAPSSTSYCRVAVSLCLSTASKTLAVPSANAIFFNGDRAEGTKNPVIERLSDLQKIAQILVSKLGGCVNAYVIEAPVFNGPFAVYKDFIPSVNRYGEPKSYSPVGFPASNSTVSVLLNCLKEAKKVIPRREQESLTDSVSFNQPKTYILGFSKGGTVLNQLVAELGSLEVKSHMKPQPASGEFSNVEEDIQIIPTTKEGLLNSISEIHYLDVGLNSAGAYITNHDVIERISKRLMQGAPGIRFVLHGTPRQWCDSNRVLIRNEKDKLVHLLESESRRSGGKLQVCEKFYFGDRPPSLQMHFEIVEDMDVR, encoded by the exons ATGGACTGTTGGACTGGTGTTTTGAAGGTCCCATTGGCACCTAGCAGCACAAGTTACTGCAGAGTTGCAGTATCTCTCTGCCTCTCAACTGCTTCCAAAACCCTTGCT GTACCTTCTgcaaatgcaatttttttcaatGGAGATAGAGCTGAAGGGACCAAGAATCCAGTGATTGAGAGATTGTCTGATTTGCAAAAAATAGCTCAAATTTTGGTGTCTAAACTTGGTGGTTGTGTTAATGCATATGTTATTGAGGCTCCTGTTTTTAACGGGCCTTTTGCCgtttataaagattttattcCATCTGTGAATCGATATGGGGAGCCAAAATCCTATAGTCCAGTCGGATTCCCAGCTTCCAACTCAACCGTCTCGGTCTTGCTGAATTGCCTGAAAGAG GCTAAGAAAGTGATTCCAAGAAGAGAGCAAGAATCGTTGACAGATAGCGTGTCGTTTAATCAGCCGAAAACATACATCCTTGGATTTAGCAAGGGTGGCACCGTGCTTAACCAGCTAGTTGCTGAGCTAGGCTCGTTAGAAGTAAAATCTCATATGAAACCACAGCCAGCCAGCGGAGAATTTTCGAATGTTGAAGAAGATATTCAAATCATTCCGACTACTAAAGAAGGGCTCTTAAACAGCATTTCGGAGATCCATTATCTGGATGTTGGTTTAAACTCTGCTGGTGCTTATATCACCAATCACGATGTGATTGAGAGGATATCCAAACGTCTTATGCAAGGCGCTCCTGGAATTCGTTTTGTCCTCCATGGAACTCCTAGGCAATGGTGTGATAGCAACCGAGTTTTGATACGTAATGAAAAGGACAAACTAGTTCATCTGCTTGAATCTGAATCTCGCAGAAGTGGAGGGAAATTGCAGGTGTgtgagaaattttattttggtgacAGGCCTCCTAGTCTGCAAATGCACTTCGAAATAGTTGAAGATATGGATGTCCGTTGA